DNA from Apostichopus japonicus isolate 1M-3 chromosome 15, ASM3797524v1, whole genome shotgun sequence:
tattgttttaagaTCAGATTGAACGTGCAGATAAATATGAATtggtttatttgtttaatgGTCAATGATTGTATGCAAATTCAATGAAATTATGATTTAATTATACAAATTATACGATAATGATGTATGAAACTTTTTCATTAACTATTTCGTTCTTTAGTACATTGTCGtgcaatatatcaatatttaaatgtatCCTGGAATTTAATTAACCAGGCTACAGGTTTGCtccatttttattgtttttcattaAATGCTTGACACGATTACAATTTATAACTATAGGACACAATTCGGGCACAATAATATGAAGTATACAACGACTTAAAAATTATGCAAGAACTTATTTACGACAATTTTCATGACATCAACTTCTGTTTTATTGAATTAAAGGTCAGCATGGTTCATGCCATTGATTTTCGGTTTTaataaaaagtacaaagtgTAGTATTATTAACAGTAGaagagattttcataatttggtTAGATCTATATTTCATAAACATGCACGCATTATTACAAACGGTTACAACGGTAGGCTACATTTCGCCTAGGTATTAGCCACTTTCCCCCTACTTTTTGTATGTACTACATACcggtgtctgtctgtctgtctgtctttatGTCTGTTCTATTCAATATATATTACACGATAAACAAATTACAAAGGGTATATCATGTACCAAATTACATGTTATGTGTTCCTTGGCTTGGCACAATTAGATCAATGAGGCTAGCAATTGGATCTCAGCTTTCACTGGTTTGAGGCTTAGATACCAAACATACTTATGTTACAAAATTACACCTTTCGACAATCATAGCGCCACAGTAGTAGATCAGAGATTTTACAGAGAGAGTTgagatggaggggagggggaggggggaggggggaaagaGGGTGATGGTATCTCTGGGCAACAATACATAAATTATGTTGTCAGGCCTCGGAGAAATATTACACAGCGCCCTCATTTTTTGTCTTTGATTTTTCTTTCGTAAATACAATAGAATGAATGAACATTTCTATTTTCTTTATCCTATATTCCCCCGGGTTCGGGAGTTGTATCCCCTgaccaccacccaccccctgTCAGGTTGGTATGTCCATGATCTCTATCTATATAAATGCCAATAGCATTACATTGATTGCTAGTTAGGCCTATCAAGGGCCTGTTCGCATGAAAAACTACCGTACTTCATATGTGGGTCGGGTGAAGACCAACACACTCAGCCCCATTAAATTCATCCggataaaataaaattgtacaCCAATAGTAAAACAACGCCTTACTTTCTCAAACTTGTATACTTTATGCCTCCATTAGTGTTTATTATCTTTGTTGACCTTAACCTCGAACGGTTGTCTATATTACCCCTAAATCATAATCATATACCAGATGGATTAATGATTACAGCTCTACGGGACGTTATCGATAAGAGTATATACTATTAAGGATATCAAAATCACTTCCGTCTTGCAGAATTAATGGTCATTTACACAAGTTTAAATAATTTTCCCGACTGGGTTATAAAATATCAATCATTTCTTTAAGACCCCCAAGAAAGGAAAATGTCTCAGGTATTGTACATAGTGCCTGTAGCTATGTTGTCATAAACTTTGCATGACACGACGTTACATTCGCATTAAActtaaaatacatatttaaaatacagaaaactaattcttacataatgttcatatatatatatatatatatatatatatatatatatatatatatgaacattatgtaagaattaattttctgtatttaagaaatgattgatatatatatatatatatatatatataacaaggaaGGATCAGGACTGCAAGAAGAGTGCTATAAAAGCAGAGCCTAAACATATAAGTAAatgccttggtaagtacagctgttactcggagtttcacgcccttagggtggcgatcgtcagacaactgaacaAATACTCGCTGCGCAGATATATTCTATGGGGAACACGAACCCTATTTCTTACGTGCACGGTTCATTGGTTTGAGCCTATTGTGGCGACACTTGGAGATGAATTCAGATCTCTTATTGAGTAAATGCGGGTTTCTGGACAGGAGGATACAAAGCTTTTCATCAATACAGAGGTTACATTGACCGGATCTACGCATGCTGGTATTGGAATGCTTAAGTACGCTCCACTCAATAACGAAGGGGGCACCCTTACGCTTCAGGTCCCATATATGTTTGGAAAGCTCTGTTTCTTTCTCGTAACGCTCATGTCGGAAGGACTTACTGTGGTTACTGTACCTTTGCTTAAAGGGGCCACTCGATAGCCTATGTATGATTTGGTGTCATCACCAGTAGTAACATCGGCCCTATATATTacactgtatatactgtatatatatatatatatatatatatatatatatatatatatatatatatatatatatatatatatatatatatatatatatatatatatatatataacacttgggtaatacgcccttaatgacagttattcaaagccaatttacacgctttaacacaccagtagaatcactgtggtcgagtggtacggacttcggttcgtgacacgaagatccggggttcgattcctacctttgcctgatgagtcccaaaaggacgaaaccggtcgtgaagtatatatatatatacatgcatatatatatatatatatatatatatatatatatatacatgtatatatatatatagtagaaaagataaggacaacatgtaatgcctttaaatccaacataatatttagaatagatATAACTCCACGCTACACAAATTTTCGGACACTCCCCTGGTCCTTCGTCAGGTgtaaaaagagtgattgaaatcacgtCAGTCTACCGTAAGTCCCcagactgctcaaagtgcttgaaccAGGAAAGAAAAGCCATACCCTATTTAGACCATGGCGGTGTGAACGCACTTTAAGAATCAATTCgacttccttcaagtttcttttattatgaAAAAACTTCAACGTGATGTTTACAggatttttatttattgattacTTTATCGTTTCCTTGTAAATTGAATTTTCCAACAATTACAACATAAAACGGACTAAGAAAGTGATTACTTTATTCTAAGGCTCTACGCTTCGGAGCATATAAGGTAAATATTTGAGACTATAAGTTTACATTTCAGACAAAAATCTAACGACAAACAGACTAGATTTATTGAGGAAGATAATCAAAAGAGACCTGAGTGTATAACAATCCTATTTTAGCCTCCGTAGAAAGAAGgtatattttttccccttcttcatTCTTGTAGTATTTTCCTTTAAACTGCATGGCGTATATATGTAAGCGAAGTATATGTAAATAGTTgacaaaaagaacagttttATGTTACCGTAAATTGAGGAAGGAGAGGACAAATTACACAAACCGATGATTGAGGGTTTGGCAATAGTTATACCAGCCAGgaaagatgaagaaaactgtCAGCAGATGATTGACTTTGGGGGCGTAATTTACTGTTACCATCAAGCCTGCATGGGCTCCGTTGGGATGGTTTTGGGACGGGACGGGGATATCCCCACTATTTAATAGGAGGAAACTACATTGttttcccctcccctctttTATTTCACTTAATAACTTTTCCCACTCTTTTgttcgttttgttttgttttattactaACCTGGATCCCCACAAAAGGAATTAAAAGCCTCCAAACAATGGTTGTTTTTCAATACGCATTAGCAGAGCTTTGAAAGCCTTTTCACGGGGCAAAGAAAACTTGCTTGCGGGCCATCCGTACCTAGAGCCATCCACAAGGATTGCACTCAGTTAGACTCCGTGTCCGATAcagggtcccccccccccaaaccgtCCTCCCTACATGGCCCCCTGCCAGTTTGAATAGCAAATAGATGCCCATcctataaaataaatatgcttaaaaaggaaaaaacacagCCAGCCTGTTGAAATAATGGCAGACGATATGTTAAACTTAATTCAAAAGAtgcttattttcatttttttccattttcaccGACGAAACAGTTTATCGTCTGCGTAACTATGACGTATGTATATAGGAGAGTAGAGTATATAACAACAATTGGTTTGTGAATTGCATGAAGGTCAATATTAGTTCGATATTCTGTAACAATTAGTACATGGTATCAAGCATGCGCGTGACTTATAAAGGGTTCTCCTAGTACCAATTGTGTTTCAAATTACTTAAcgctgaatatatatatatatatcggtcaTAATAATTATAGGTACGTGACCATTAGTCAACCTACCTTTTTATCCGTGAGAGATCGTTCCTAAGTTTAATTGCTGTTCTTAAATATtgtgttccttttttttaaatttatttgcctttctttttcattttgaattaaaaaaagacGCAAGTTAACTGTTTCATGTTGATACAAGCTATTGCAACAGTCATGACATTTGGAAGGTTATAtggataaaaaataataataattctcgGAAATGCGGGAACAATTTGTGTGGAAATTAGTGTTTTTTTCACATGGTATTTTTAAGGAGTAAATGGTGATTGACATGTTGCTCACAGTAAGAACTCTAAATGGATTTTTTAGGTAACAGCGGCGTTTGGCAGTAACTGGTTTGAATTTCGAttccctccgcccccccccctcaccctttTCCCTGCCGATTTAGTAACGGGGCATCAACCTTTATGGAAGGACGAGATCTGAATCCAGGATTTTATACTGTTGTAGCCATGGGGTCGCTGAAGCAGACTTCCTTATATAGGGTCCTCCTCCCGAACAACCTGAAAATCATTTTGAGTCATATTTAGATGATAAATGTGTTATATACCTAGATCTAAAAGCAAGGTTGGGTATTAAATCTTTTAAAGTTTTGTGTCACCCCTCCatcaccctaccccaccccataCACACCTCGACCCCAATCTGTTAGAGTCCTGGACCCAGAGCAGTGGTTCTAATTGTTTCCCGCGGCTGAATGCAAGAGAACCCCTGACTGACAATTTTCCCCAATTTGAGAGGGGGTCGGGGAAGTGGTCGCCCTCCCTTTTTGTTCAGTTGGTAAAACGACATATTTCATGCTGTTGCTTCCTCTGTAACAAGGCAGTTTGTAATCGTGATTTGTTACTTACAGTACAATATAAATGTGTGGTTTTACTCAACTTCGAGAATCAAACCTAGAAATACAAAACGCAAAACaaaacgaaagaaagaaagagtcCAAGATAAGAAGCATAACCCAAGATCTCTCAAACGATTTTGATAATGAAATCCTAACTCTTCTCTGGTTTTGTCCTTCAGCAACAGCATACTTCGTGACAtgaacatttaaaataatcatgaaCGCCTCTATACACATAAAACATGGATAAATAACGAATGTCTTTTTTCATTGaacccgttttttttttattgagccCATCTTTATGAATATCAATAACATGTTAATAGTTATTCTATAGTATAACGACTAATATTCGTTTTTCCTTTACTCTGTCCTTACAGATGAGTCCACTGACGTCACAGAGCATACGGAGGACGGTATTCTTTCAAGTGCAGCTACCATATGGGCAGAAGGATGCATGACTTTTAACACACTGCAGTTTTCAGAATATTATGGTCGCTCTTATCAGAGTTATATCATGACGAAACAGAGGAGATGAAATGTAACCTTGCTGGGaaaattaaaaatcattaaTCAATATTTTCGTTTTAACGACTCTTGACTTGATAATTCGGAGTTTACTAGCTGCGTGGTGTATAAGTACTAAATGACTTTATTTGTATACAGAAGGAGAGAGATAGGCTAAACCAAATTCAACGGTCAAAAACTTAAACTCGGGAAAGTGATTCGTTTCGTTGTTGACTGTATTGTCTTTATTTTGATAACGTGCTACCTTAAAATGGCGGACAACCACTCGATGCACTTTGACCCAGAGGAGCAGCTTCCTGGTCAACCGGTAATAGTCAGTGTGTTTTTCCTCATCATCGCCGTTTTAGGTCTAAGTGGAAACGGTTTAGTACTGGTCGTAATAGCCAAAGTACCAGATCTGCGAAGTATTACGAACATTCTAATCGGTCACCAATCTTTCGTGGACTTTGTGTCGTCTCTGCTACTATTGTTGGCGTTCTTCCCGCCGGCCATAAATCTCATGAATCTTAATGAAAATCACCATATGCTTGCTAACTTTATCTGTAAGCTTTGGGTTGATCAATATCTCTACTGGGCGGTGATTAAGGTCTCCTCAGTCAATTTAGTTTGTCTAACTCTTGAGCGGTATTTCGCGGTCGTCTACCCCCACAATTACCGGCAGAGAGCCAGCAGAAAGAGAGCCATGTTGGTATGTCTCTTGGCCTGGATCATTGGACCTCTGTCGGAAATTTACTTCCTGTTCACATACCATGTCAACGAGGATGGTGCATGTACCAAGAAACTTTTACACCGTGGAGGAGAATACACCATTGCATTCATGGTGTTTACGTTTACTCTCGTAATACCTTTGGGGATAATGGCTTTCGTTTACGTCTCCATAATTCGAGCCCTTCGGCCGGTTAAACCTGTCATAAACGCCACTTCAACCGCCCAGTTAAATCGATCCAATGTCTCGCTGCAAAATGGCAACCAAAACGTTACAGCGGTCTCAACTACAATATCGTTACAGGAAAATCAACGGGCGGCACTTAACAACGGTAATGGGCATGCGCACATTGACAATACCGCCAAAGCGCATAGCAACAAAGCCTCCGCAGTCAAGACCGTCCGAGAGCGCGCGAGGAGGAATGTTCTAACTACCATGTTCTTAGTCAGCTTGACGTACGCTGTCTGTTGGACACCGAATCAGATCATTTATTTCTATTATAACCTTGTCAGTCAGACAGACTTTACTGGATTTTTCTACTTATTTACGGTAATTCTGGCTGGTTTCAACGTTTGTATCAATCCCATTATTTACGCTTTCAAGTACAGAAAATTTCAACAGGGTTTACGGCAGGTCTTCTTGAGGCAAGCACCCGTAGTCTGGGAAACGACCGCCACAGATCCAAGTTAGTCTCACAACACCGTACATACACCATACATACATCTACTGCCAGACAGGCATGATATGGCCTTAGACTTTACAGATCATCCGTTCCGATGACATTGTAGAGGCATCTAAAATCATTATAAATGTTAATAGAAACGGCTGGTCATGCAATAAAAATGTTCAATTAAGGAGGTAGCGTCACGTTCAAATGATACGGTTGCTGTACACAGGTAATACGAATATAACGAGTCGTTTATTTGAAACATATGACTCTGATGAACTTTGTGTACTTGTGTCTTATTAATATTAACGGCGGGGTTTACCCCTTGCTCTTGCCCAAAGGATTCAATATCAGTTTTTATCTTAATTATTTGTTATTCATactaaaaacaactgccaaTAATGTTGCACAATAAATCATACTGTCAAATGATAATGGAATATCAAATTTCAGATTTGGATGAcaagaaatattataatttaatgGCGTGCCTTGACAATAAAGGAATCCGGCCACATACTTAGAATGGTAAACATGGTATACAGACACGAACAATTGACTTTGcataacaatatataacaatatataacaatatatatatatatatatatatatatatatatatatatatatatatatatatatatatatatatatatatatatatatatatatatatatatatatatatatatactatttatatATGCTGTTCTACTCCGAAGGAAGTAATGTACTAGGTGAGCTTTG
Protein-coding regions in this window:
- the LOC139980907 gene encoding allatostatin-A receptor-like, yielding MADNHSMHFDPEEQLPGQPVIVSVFFLIIAVLGLSGNGLVLVVIAKVPDLRSITNILIGHQSFVDFVSSLLLLLAFFPPAINLMNLNENHHMLANFICKLWVDQYLYWAVIKVSSVNLVCLTLERYFAVVYPHNYRQRASRKRAMLVCLLAWIIGPLSEIYFLFTYHVNEDGACTKKLLHRGGEYTIAFMVFTFTLVIPLGIMAFVYVSIIRALRPVKPVINATSTAQLNRSNVSLQNGNQNVTAVSTTISLQENQRAALNNGNGHAHIDNTAKAHSNKASAVKTVRERARRNVLTTMFLVSLTYAVCWTPNQIIYFYYNLVSQTDFTGFFYLFTVILAGFNVCINPIIYAFKYRKFQQGLRQVFLRQAPVVWETTATDPS